A genomic region of Brienomyrus brachyistius isolate T26 chromosome 6, BBRACH_0.4, whole genome shotgun sequence contains the following coding sequences:
- the si:dkey-197j19.6 gene encoding wiskott-Aldrich syndrome protein gives MKPAQNPALGESAWRYKDGGVVCLVRDQTLRSCFLRLYSVKIGKLLWEQELYTTFKYSAPRPFFHSFLADDCQAGLNFRRRGRSGKVSHCYGHADPTHEGKGRRGQTAWTQDTNYRILFQLVLQEDISPI, from the exons ATGAAGCCCGCTCAGAACCCAGCGTTGGGGGAGTCTGCCTGGCGTTATAAGGATGGAGGGGTGGTGTGCCTGGTCAGGGATCAGACACTGAGATCCTGCTTCCTCCGCCTGTACAGCGTCAAG aTAGGAAAACTGCTGTGGGAACAGGAGCTCTACACCACATTCAAGTACTCTGCCCCCCGCCCATTCTTCCACAGCTTCCTTGCAGAT GATTGCCAAGCAGGTTTGAACTTTCGCAGACGAGGCAGAAGCGGAAAGGTTTCGCACTGCTACGGACATGCAGATCCTACACATGAAGGAAAGGGCAGGCG CGGCCAAACAGCTTGGACCCAGGACACAAATTAcaggatcctcttccagctggtTCTTCAAGAAGACATCAGTCCCATCTGA